One window from the genome of Rhodopirellula halodulae encodes:
- a CDS encoding DUF4339 domain-containing protein, which yields MLNQIRLLSDRHERHFILLFLLGLGDMGVRFACHACGKRLNIKAELAGRRGVCPECSVRFRIPTVDQEFSNPIEEDSSGAHAVNSEFGQTSLSDANHEPHHESDDQTVRAQSHVASAGGPATIERPRVKTSRASANASTNAGAETAHESPQEQTVESVLGDSTAIWYVRPPSGGQYGPADGPTMQQWITEGRIADAAMLWRDGWPDWKPAGEILRSIGMRGGGDGVHRPQQVDLTAPGNAHLVDPSLVDSPQAREGAEILPRSGPLDSSKSKRSRKRIAATVTLGLVLALLVSALAFVVLR from the coding sequence GTGTTGAACCAGATCCGCCTGCTGTCGGACAGACACGAGCGGCACTTTATCCTTCTCTTCTTACTGGGTCTCGGTGATATGGGCGTTCGTTTTGCTTGCCATGCATGTGGGAAGCGATTGAACATCAAAGCGGAACTGGCTGGCCGGCGGGGCGTTTGCCCGGAATGCTCGGTTCGTTTTCGCATTCCCACCGTCGACCAAGAGTTTTCCAACCCGATTGAAGAAGACTCGTCCGGCGCTCACGCGGTCAACAGCGAGTTCGGGCAAACGTCACTTTCAGATGCGAATCACGAACCTCATCACGAATCCGATGACCAGACCGTTCGCGCTCAATCGCATGTTGCCTCGGCAGGCGGGCCCGCCACCATCGAACGTCCCCGCGTAAAAACAAGTCGTGCGTCCGCGAATGCATCGACGAACGCCGGTGCCGAAACGGCCCATGAGTCTCCCCAAGAACAGACCGTTGAGAGCGTTCTGGGTGACTCGACTGCGATTTGGTACGTGCGTCCGCCGAGTGGAGGACAGTACGGGCCGGCGGACGGACCCACCATGCAGCAGTGGATCACCGAAGGACGAATCGCAGACGCAGCCATGCTGTGGCGTGACGGCTGGCCGGACTGGAAACCTGCGGGCGAAATTCTCCGTTCCATTGGGATGCGCGGCGGAGGCGATGGTGTCCATCGGCCTCAGCAAGTTGATCTGACCGCGCCAGGCAACGCTCATCTGGTCGACCCAAGCTTGGTCGACAGTCCGCAAGCTCGGGAAGGAGCCGAAATCCTTCCACGCAGTGGACCGTTGGACTCCAGCAAGTCCAAGCGTTCCCGCAAACGCATCGCGGCAACCGTGACGTTGGGTTTGGTGCTCGCCCTGCTGGTCAGTGCGCTTGCGTTTGTGGTTTTACGTTAA
- a CDS encoding class I SAM-dependent methyltransferase, which produces MSSSSVNHDSSVELEVTPLLNDAMKDCMAGKLHSPAMQQLSSGTKAILKDIASLQARAEATLGKPMVEHEVWWITRRAIQQATTHDVANFKAAWFGEETVADICCGIGGDLIALARRGKTIGVDYDTSVLSFTRANLHTANVSAELRWLDAQNTPADTLLDGADYLHIDPDRRSGSQRHVRPEEWMPTWDKTFTLLNQSKGALVKMAPATDLDDAVASECHRMWISSSGSVREQTAIWGQLPCIPLSFQSSVEDVRSDHWLGGRSAVVLKSGEPNVFSGSADQLDVRAEVASKPQQWMIDPDAAVRAAGLTDAFAVAHEAAVLGKPSGFLTSDSPLSAVSDVDASTSQSNTLAVVAKIRDQISCDDRALRRYFRKQNSYPEIIKIRGVDMDPAKLQKKLRQCGDEPVAMWIGRNGKKTFAVITDLPLN; this is translated from the coding sequence GTGAGTTCGTCCTCGGTCAATCATGATTCCTCCGTGGAGTTGGAAGTCACGCCGTTGTTGAACGACGCGATGAAAGATTGCATGGCGGGCAAACTGCATTCACCAGCGATGCAACAACTCTCCTCCGGTACCAAAGCGATCTTGAAAGACATCGCGTCGTTGCAAGCAAGAGCGGAAGCCACGCTCGGCAAACCTATGGTCGAACACGAGGTGTGGTGGATCACTCGCCGTGCGATTCAACAAGCAACAACTCACGATGTCGCGAATTTCAAGGCTGCTTGGTTCGGTGAGGAAACGGTTGCCGACATCTGCTGTGGTATCGGTGGTGATCTCATCGCACTCGCACGTCGGGGAAAAACCATTGGCGTCGACTATGACACTTCCGTGTTGTCGTTCACGCGAGCCAACCTGCACACCGCAAACGTTTCTGCCGAACTACGTTGGTTGGATGCACAAAACACTCCCGCCGATACCTTGTTGGATGGAGCGGACTACCTGCACATCGATCCCGACCGACGATCGGGCAGTCAGCGTCACGTTCGTCCTGAAGAATGGATGCCGACGTGGGACAAAACGTTCACGCTGCTCAACCAATCCAAAGGCGCGTTGGTGAAGATGGCCCCCGCAACGGATTTGGACGACGCAGTTGCATCCGAGTGCCATCGAATGTGGATTTCGTCGTCGGGCAGCGTTCGCGAACAAACGGCGATCTGGGGTCAGCTTCCGTGCATTCCTCTTTCGTTTCAATCTTCCGTGGAAGACGTACGCTCCGACCATTGGTTGGGAGGACGTTCCGCGGTGGTTTTGAAATCCGGCGAGCCGAATGTGTTTTCCGGTTCGGCAGATCAATTGGATGTTCGAGCTGAGGTTGCTTCGAAACCCCAACAATGGATGATCGATCCCGACGCAGCCGTCCGTGCCGCGGGGCTGACGGACGCCTTTGCCGTAGCTCACGAGGCCGCCGTGCTAGGGAAACCGTCTGGCTTCCTGACTTCGGATTCACCACTCTCGGCGGTGTCTGACGTGGATGCCTCGACTTCGCAATCCAACACTCTGGCGGTCGTCGCGAAAATTCGTGATCAGATATCTTGTGACGACCGAGCCCTTCGTCGGTACTTCCGAAAACAAAACAGCTATCCCGAGATCATCAAAATTCGCGGCGTCGACATGGACCCGGCGAAGCTTCAAAAGAAACTCCGTCAGTGCGGGGACGAGCCCGTCGCCATGTGGATCGGTCGAAACGGCAAGAAAACTTTCGCAGTGATCACCGATCTTCCGCTGAATTGA
- a CDS encoding GTPase: protein MITDQQTIATRMTGSGRSAVAVIGLRGKNAASCVQDCFIPAFRSNVTSQPGDVRYGVWRGSKSSPGESIVLTPISDDCFEIHGHGGDAAVHAILRSLTDRGVQEVTPAKWHNDRSVIQTEADSILQHCVTNQQASIVLQQRRSGLESWSRKWIDEITNSDLNQEDAQPNSIANLQGLAIELKQEAAAIFERSAQGILLTQPRQIVLAGPPNVGKSSLMNQIVGYRRSITHDSAGTTRDVLQCDTVIAGVPVRLSDTAGIRQTDHLSDAAASIEREGIRRAALAVQSADILLIVCEPSNQQQLDEFQQSLSISNQTNVLRVLNKADLDGNAETTSNVDVRTIATSEEQGSGITELMNRMGTILKASLPPSDQPVPMTERQLHWINQLTRLPLDSPSQSISFAKRLLQGLLMEEAA, encoded by the coding sequence ATGATTACCGACCAGCAAACGATCGCCACTCGGATGACTGGATCAGGTCGCTCAGCGGTTGCGGTGATCGGACTGCGAGGCAAAAACGCGGCCTCATGCGTGCAAGATTGTTTCATTCCCGCGTTTCGGTCCAACGTCACAAGCCAACCCGGTGACGTGCGTTACGGAGTCTGGCGTGGCTCCAAAAGCTCACCGGGTGAATCCATTGTGTTAACGCCGATCAGTGACGATTGCTTTGAAATCCATGGCCACGGAGGTGATGCCGCCGTTCATGCGATCTTGCGTTCGCTTACCGATCGAGGTGTGCAGGAAGTCACTCCCGCAAAGTGGCACAACGATCGTTCCGTCATTCAAACCGAGGCGGATTCAATCCTTCAGCACTGCGTGACCAATCAACAAGCATCCATCGTGTTGCAACAACGTCGCAGCGGTTTGGAGTCATGGAGTCGGAAATGGATCGACGAGATCACGAACTCGGATCTCAACCAAGAGGATGCGCAGCCAAACTCAATCGCGAATCTGCAGGGGCTTGCTATCGAGCTGAAACAGGAAGCCGCGGCGATTTTCGAACGTAGTGCACAAGGAATTTTGCTGACTCAGCCTCGTCAAATCGTTCTGGCGGGACCGCCCAACGTCGGAAAGAGCAGCCTGATGAATCAAATCGTCGGCTATCGACGCAGCATCACACACGACTCCGCGGGAACAACGCGAGATGTATTGCAGTGCGACACAGTCATCGCGGGAGTCCCTGTACGTTTGAGCGACACCGCGGGAATACGCCAAACCGATCATCTGAGCGATGCCGCGGCGTCCATCGAGCGGGAAGGAATCCGCCGAGCAGCGTTGGCGGTCCAATCCGCTGATATCTTGCTGATCGTTTGCGAACCGTCCAATCAACAGCAACTGGACGAATTCCAACAATCACTCAGTATTTCCAATCAGACGAACGTCCTACGAGTGTTGAACAAAGCCGACTTGGACGGAAACGCTGAAACGACATCCAACGTTGATGTCCGAACGATTGCAACATCGGAAGAGCAAGGATCGGGCATCACCGAATTGATGAACCGAATGGGGACGATCCTGAAAGCTTCACTACCGCCATCCGATCAACCCGTCCCGATGACCGAGCGGCAGCTTCACTGGATCAATCAACTCACTCGACTTCCGTTGGATTCACCTTCGCAGTCAATCTCGTTTGCGAAACGTCTTCTTCAAGGTTTGTTGATGGAGGAAGCTGCGTGA
- a CDS encoding helix-turn-helix domain-containing protein → MTRSNRSPRNRSLIKQLDASTARVWIIDAEGELVHVSPTMAEWLQTLSSDRGGTGSDENEVLDLEQIAETWIEALLPDPMIDARGYATRRWFPVRSSSAKSSDRRIQPTSGPANSHPSVANLDPVEIAHWVRLGTTGFTLGCVGKFLRDAEVPFSDWIGDSGLRQQSLLEEQLHKHRMAVGRTVEILLTGESSAAELLRRRIAAASSVRCHLGLFAPTTHSSRELALHLHDASAADETLTIVDGALMDAELLEAYAAPAIHALNHGEPDRARATLLVERLDEMPDEAQLKLTQWMEVFGDRLRLIGLLDPASKIHSSSASSDHDPLDAQIAELTRMPQATTGIAKPVLNAMRTMPILLPALKERREDIPAMALALLREAHRNRPAKRRRFETADLPRIGRDAADALLLYPWPDNFEELAEAMESALARVVGDRIGKEHLPLAIRSYQLPNSLEKASKPTTDGDNIDHQFRISSLDEAVQKYERELIEKAMNASGGNKAEAARRLGISRARLLRKLES, encoded by the coding sequence TTGACACGTTCTAATCGATCACCCCGCAACCGATCGCTCATCAAGCAGCTCGATGCATCCACCGCTCGCGTGTGGATCATCGACGCTGAGGGTGAGCTGGTTCATGTTTCGCCTACGATGGCGGAGTGGTTGCAAACGTTGTCGTCCGACCGCGGCGGTACGGGCTCCGATGAAAACGAAGTCCTTGATTTAGAACAGATCGCTGAGACTTGGATCGAAGCATTGCTTCCCGATCCAATGATTGACGCCCGCGGCTATGCGACGCGCCGGTGGTTTCCGGTGCGATCCTCTTCCGCGAAGTCATCGGATCGCAGGATTCAGCCCACGAGCGGCCCAGCAAATTCGCATCCCTCGGTCGCCAATCTCGACCCAGTTGAGATCGCACACTGGGTGCGACTTGGTACCACTGGATTCACGCTCGGCTGTGTGGGCAAATTTCTTCGAGACGCCGAAGTTCCTTTTTCTGACTGGATCGGCGATTCCGGTTTGCGTCAGCAATCGTTGTTGGAAGAACAACTCCACAAACATCGAATGGCAGTCGGGCGGACCGTTGAAATTTTGCTGACCGGAGAATCATCCGCGGCTGAATTGCTTCGTCGCCGAATCGCAGCCGCCAGTTCCGTCCGATGTCATCTCGGCTTGTTCGCACCGACGACTCATAGCAGTCGGGAACTGGCGTTGCACCTGCACGACGCCTCCGCCGCTGACGAGACACTGACCATTGTCGACGGTGCACTGATGGATGCTGAATTGTTGGAGGCCTACGCGGCTCCGGCCATTCACGCACTCAACCACGGTGAACCCGATCGTGCTCGAGCCACGTTGCTCGTTGAACGTTTGGATGAAATGCCAGACGAGGCGCAGCTAAAACTGACCCAGTGGATGGAAGTGTTTGGAGATCGTTTGCGACTGATCGGATTGTTAGATCCGGCCAGCAAAATTCATTCGTCATCAGCGTCCTCCGATCACGATCCACTCGACGCGCAAATCGCCGAATTGACTCGCATGCCGCAAGCAACCACCGGCATCGCCAAACCTGTTCTCAACGCGATGCGGACCATGCCGATCTTGTTGCCGGCACTGAAGGAACGTCGTGAGGATATCCCCGCGATGGCATTGGCGTTGCTCCGCGAAGCACACCGGAACCGCCCGGCGAAACGACGACGGTTCGAGACCGCTGACTTGCCTCGGATTGGACGTGACGCGGCGGATGCTTTGCTTCTGTATCCGTGGCCCGACAATTTTGAAGAACTCGCCGAAGCGATGGAATCGGCTTTAGCGCGCGTCGTGGGTGACCGCATTGGAAAGGAACATCTGCCTCTGGCGATCCGTTCTTACCAGCTTCCCAATTCACTTGAGAAGGCGAGCAAGCCAACGACGGACGGCGACAATATCGACCATCAGTTTCGCATTAGCTCGCTTGACGAAGCCGTTCAGAAGTACGAACGTGAATTGATCGAGAAGGCCATGAATGCGTCGGGAGGCAACAAAGCCGAAGCGGCTCGCCGATTGGGGATCAGCCGTGCTCGCTTATTGCGGAAGTTGGAATCATGA
- a CDS encoding calmodulin-binding protein, with amino-acid sequence MYQRATLLAAMAGVFIVGLAGNAPEASAQGYAAPVAMGAGTLPNAAGQMGYQQPRAYGQSWGSSAANTDWNRMYHYPYVYYPQNFWGQDYYKSSDSLYHRYPTEMRIPVYNKQWHNYYPSNRRFHKGHHFILDTF; translated from the coding sequence ATGTATCAACGCGCAACTCTTTTGGCCGCCATGGCGGGCGTCTTCATCGTCGGCTTGGCCGGCAACGCACCCGAAGCTTCCGCACAAGGCTACGCTGCTCCCGTTGCCATGGGAGCCGGCACGCTTCCCAACGCAGCAGGGCAAATGGGATACCAACAACCACGTGCCTATGGCCAATCGTGGGGTTCGTCCGCCGCCAACACCGATTGGAACCGGATGTATCACTACCCCTACGTTTACTACCCCCAAAACTTCTGGGGCCAGGATTACTACAAAAGCAGCGACAGCCTGTACCACCGCTACCCGACGGAAATGCGAATTCCTGTCTACAATAAGCAGTGGCACAACTACTACCCAAGCAATCGCCGCTTCCACAAAGGCCACCACTTCATTCTTGACACGTTCTAA
- a CDS encoding esterase/lipase family protein yields the protein MTGHQLKLVPPPEQDAHDLVIVTHGFLSNGRSMDPIADQLSDAGYETLVWEYPSLRGSVLSHASRLVRVIRESMVRPEIRQIHFVAHSMGGIIARAAISTSHIETFAAERCGRLLMMAPPNKGSWLTRMPLGPFRGWFPQLAEMGEHERSFVNQLPRPHVYEVGVLAAAQDWIVSEPATHLDGQSAHTTLATSHQRLVQHPTAIELTLRFLAEGHFDAESSVTEPARHLTQPGHQEVPRRETKRRAA from the coding sequence ATGACTGGACACCAACTCAAACTCGTTCCGCCGCCTGAACAAGATGCCCATGATCTTGTGATCGTGACGCATGGTTTTTTGTCGAACGGTCGCAGCATGGATCCAATTGCGGATCAACTTAGCGATGCCGGATACGAGACTTTGGTGTGGGAATATCCCAGCCTGCGGGGTTCGGTGCTGTCGCATGCCAGCCGATTGGTGCGTGTCATCCGTGAATCGATGGTTCGGCCAGAAATTCGCCAAATTCACTTTGTCGCTCACAGCATGGGCGGCATCATCGCGCGGGCTGCGATTTCAACCTCACACATTGAGACATTCGCGGCGGAACGCTGCGGACGTTTGCTGATGATGGCGCCACCCAATAAAGGGTCTTGGCTCACACGGATGCCGCTTGGACCTTTCCGCGGCTGGTTCCCGCAACTGGCGGAAATGGGTGAGCACGAACGAAGCTTCGTCAACCAACTCCCTCGCCCCCATGTCTACGAGGTTGGTGTTTTAGCCGCTGCTCAAGACTGGATCGTCTCGGAACCGGCCACGCATCTCGACGGTCAATCGGCACACACGACCTTGGCGACGTCTCACCAGCGTTTGGTGCAGCATCCAACGGCTATCGAGTTGACGTTACGATTCCTCGCCGAAGGCCACTTCGATGCAGAATCAAGCGTGACCGAACCCGCTCGCCACCTCACCCAACCCGGGCACCAAGAAGTCCCACGTCGGGAAACCAAACGCCGGGCGGCATGA
- the ccoS gene encoding cbb3-type cytochrome oxidase assembly protein CcoS yields the protein MSVLFIALPLALLLGAGGLIACVMCIRGGQYEDLETPAVRMLIDDDPRPPSTTDDRTTTENTQASQSRND from the coding sequence ATGAGCGTTCTATTCATCGCATTGCCGTTGGCGTTGTTGCTTGGTGCTGGCGGACTGATCGCATGCGTGATGTGCATTCGCGGGGGTCAATACGAAGACTTGGAAACGCCCGCGGTTCGAATGTTGATTGATGACGATCCGCGTCCGCCGTCAACGACAGACGACCGCACAACTACCGAAAACACCCAAGCTTCCCAGTCTCGCAACGACTGA
- a CDS encoding heavy metal translocating P-type ATPase has translation MSSPLGSINPNSSADNDIQTLPCIHCGEPTEVAMDTDPQVVFCCNGCRGAYELIHGWGLENYYGLRDQLSGASQPVDRHGQPVSEASLAERYAVFDRAEYLGRSDPKEQSDGTMVCELAVHGLHCAACAWLIENVATRTPGWLDARVKMSEHTMRVVFDPKTISLSRIAQPLDRLGYELSPLPEHREDHFRQENQRLLIQIAFAGFCAANAMWIAIALYAGEASDVEESHWSFLRWVGTGLGLAAIAFPGRTFFQGALASIKTRTPHMDLPVALGLAVGTIAGVVAAISGRGESYFDSLAVLVFLLLIGRWIQFRQQHRAAKAVDLLLRITPRHANRIQIDGQTELVLVDNLRVGDHVRVMAGQSVPVDGVVLSGASSVDQSLLTGESLPVPVKTDSPVSAGTVNLQSPLDIRVESIGRDSRIGQVMQTVEDATSKKIPIVQLADRIGGYFVVIVTLLACLTFASWFSEGLGTAASRATSLLIVACPCALALATPLAIAVALGRAAKRKILIRDGSSLQSLATTGKIWFDKTGTLTEGRPRAEHVHGNQQAIGFAAAIERECQHPIAKAIAKEAERLGVSQPTEASLQQVHAGGVSGRCEGSTVLVGNISFMKMEGVHLPTAIIDACDRCTEQGASPNIIAVDGIATCVLAVRDPLKPKVARFIDSLRQQGWDVGILSGDHVKIVEGVASQLGIAKTSALGGLTPEDKLRQIQADQSVADGRSSPSVVMVGDGANDAAALAAADVGIAVRGGAEVSLQAAPIYVATDEMNAIENLMHASGRTQRLIHTTFAASLSYNVIAVILAMTGHISPLTAAILMPISSVTVLALTLAWPVFPKIKP, from the coding sequence ATGAGTTCACCACTCGGGTCGATCAATCCAAATAGCTCAGCCGACAACGACATTCAAACGCTTCCCTGCATCCACTGCGGTGAACCAACCGAAGTCGCAATGGACACGGATCCGCAGGTGGTCTTCTGCTGCAACGGATGTCGCGGTGCGTATGAGTTGATCCATGGCTGGGGACTCGAAAACTACTACGGGTTGCGAGACCAATTATCAGGAGCCTCGCAGCCGGTGGATCGGCATGGCCAACCCGTTTCCGAGGCTTCTCTCGCCGAGCGTTATGCCGTCTTTGACCGAGCGGAATACTTGGGGCGTTCCGATCCCAAAGAACAATCCGACGGAACAATGGTTTGCGAATTGGCGGTTCACGGACTGCACTGCGCAGCATGTGCCTGGTTGATTGAAAACGTGGCCACGCGAACGCCGGGTTGGCTGGACGCTCGCGTGAAAATGAGTGAACACACCATGCGTGTGGTTTTCGATCCCAAAACCATCTCGCTCAGCCGCATTGCTCAGCCGCTGGATCGCCTTGGTTACGAACTATCTCCGCTGCCCGAACACCGCGAAGATCACTTTCGGCAGGAGAATCAGCGTCTGCTGATTCAAATCGCTTTTGCCGGTTTCTGTGCCGCCAACGCGATGTGGATTGCGATTGCGTTGTACGCGGGCGAAGCTTCCGACGTCGAAGAATCACATTGGTCGTTTTTGCGTTGGGTCGGCACGGGGCTGGGACTTGCGGCCATCGCGTTCCCGGGCCGAACCTTTTTTCAGGGAGCTTTAGCGTCCATCAAAACCCGCACACCGCACATGGACCTGCCCGTGGCTCTGGGTTTGGCGGTCGGGACAATCGCGGGAGTGGTGGCAGCGATCAGTGGGCGAGGCGAATCCTATTTTGATTCCTTGGCGGTGCTGGTATTCCTGCTGTTGATCGGACGGTGGATTCAGTTTCGCCAACAACATCGCGCGGCGAAGGCGGTTGATTTGCTGCTCCGCATCACGCCTCGTCACGCGAATCGCATTCAAATCGATGGTCAAACCGAACTCGTGCTGGTCGACAATCTACGAGTCGGCGACCACGTTCGAGTGATGGCCGGTCAAAGCGTCCCAGTTGATGGCGTCGTTCTATCCGGTGCCTCATCAGTTGACCAATCGTTGCTCACGGGTGAGAGCCTCCCGGTGCCGGTGAAGACCGACAGTCCAGTCTCGGCGGGAACGGTGAACCTGCAAAGTCCACTGGACATCCGCGTTGAGTCAATCGGACGAGACAGTCGCATTGGGCAGGTGATGCAGACCGTCGAAGACGCCACTTCGAAGAAGATTCCAATCGTTCAGCTTGCGGATCGAATCGGTGGCTACTTCGTCGTGATTGTCACGCTTCTTGCTTGCTTGACGTTTGCAAGCTGGTTTTCCGAAGGCCTGGGTACCGCGGCATCCCGGGCGACTTCTTTGCTGATCGTCGCCTGCCCCTGTGCGCTCGCTTTGGCAACGCCACTCGCCATTGCTGTCGCACTCGGAAGAGCCGCGAAGCGAAAGATTCTGATTCGTGATGGCTCTTCTTTGCAGTCCCTGGCCACCACCGGAAAGATCTGGTTCGACAAAACCGGGACCCTGACCGAAGGACGGCCCCGGGCGGAACACGTCCATGGCAATCAACAGGCCATTGGCTTTGCCGCAGCTATTGAGCGAGAATGCCAGCATCCCATTGCGAAAGCCATCGCGAAGGAGGCGGAACGATTGGGCGTCTCGCAACCCACCGAGGCTTCGTTGCAACAGGTGCACGCGGGCGGTGTTTCCGGCAGGTGCGAAGGCTCGACGGTCCTCGTCGGCAACATTTCGTTCATGAAAATGGAGGGAGTGCATCTACCGACAGCGATCATCGACGCTTGTGATCGCTGTACTGAGCAAGGCGCCAGCCCAAACATCATCGCAGTCGACGGCATCGCTACTTGCGTATTGGCGGTTCGCGATCCTTTGAAGCCCAAGGTTGCTCGTTTTATCGACTCGCTTCGCCAGCAAGGTTGGGACGTCGGAATTTTATCGGGTGATCACGTCAAGATCGTGGAAGGCGTGGCTTCGCAACTCGGGATCGCCAAGACGTCGGCACTAGGAGGACTGACTCCGGAGGACAAACTGCGACAGATCCAAGCGGACCAAAGCGTCGCGGACGGGCGTTCGTCCCCAAGCGTCGTGATGGTGGGTGATGGGGCGAACGATGCCGCGGCACTGGCGGCAGCCGATGTTGGAATTGCCGTGCGCGGAGGTGCAGAAGTGAGTTTGCAAGCCGCGCCCATCTATGTCGCCACGGATGAAATGAATGCCATCGAAAACCTGATGCACGCGTCCGGCCGCACTCAACGGTTGATTCACACGACGTTCGCTGCCTCGCTGAGCTACAATGTGATCGCGGTCATTCTGGCCATGACGGGACACATCAGCCCTCTGACGGCGGCCATTTTGATGCCCATCAGTTCCGTCACGGTGCTGGCACTGACATTGGCTTGGCCCGTCTTTCCGAAGATTAAACCATGA
- a CDS encoding sulfite exporter TauE/SafE family protein, with translation MWMLAGAVLTASLLGSMHCVGMCGPLAIWASGAGEKHSKSRVAMSTSLYHLGRLTTYVMAGLIAGTIGSLVEIGGQTLGVQLAAARLVGTIMMGLGLWKLYQIMTAHRRQIIGVTPSRMGGLLVRLRPAIFRLPASGRALAVGMLTTLLPCGWLYLFALVAAGTGQTLHGGVVMAAFWLGTVPALTALIAGTQSLSKRFTRLIPAATAATLILTGGYTASGRGFADLSSLSDIKASVDITGNSNNPAETMQDLTSTPLPCCCAEGIPCETAEE, from the coding sequence ATGTGGATGTTGGCCGGAGCCGTTTTGACGGCAAGTTTGCTCGGCAGCATGCACTGCGTTGGCATGTGTGGGCCATTGGCGATTTGGGCCAGCGGAGCAGGAGAGAAGCATTCCAAATCTCGCGTCGCGATGTCCACTTCGCTCTATCATCTGGGTCGTTTGACGACCTATGTGATGGCCGGTTTGATCGCGGGTACCATCGGCAGCCTCGTTGAAATTGGCGGTCAAACACTTGGCGTTCAACTGGCCGCGGCTCGATTGGTCGGCACGATCATGATGGGGCTGGGGCTGTGGAAGCTCTATCAAATCATGACGGCTCACCGTCGCCAGATAATCGGGGTGACTCCATCGCGGATGGGCGGTTTGTTGGTTCGCTTACGACCAGCGATCTTTCGTCTTCCCGCCTCTGGACGAGCCCTGGCGGTGGGAATGCTCACGACATTGCTGCCTTGCGGTTGGTTGTACCTTTTCGCATTGGTGGCGGCCGGGACGGGTCAAACCCTTCACGGTGGCGTGGTGATGGCCGCGTTTTGGTTGGGTACGGTTCCTGCGTTGACCGCGTTGATCGCCGGGACTCAATCCTTGTCGAAAAGATTCACCCGTTTGATTCCTGCTGCAACGGCTGCGACTTTGATCCTTACCGGCGGTTACACAGCATCGGGACGTGGCTTCGCCGACCTGAGTTCGCTGAGCGATATCAAAGCGAGCGTTGACATCACAGGCAATTCGAACAACCCGGCTGAGACGATGCAGGACCTCACCAGCACACCGTTACCATGTTGCTGTGCCGAGGGAATTCCTTGCGAAACGGCTGAGGAGTGA
- a CDS encoding FixH family protein codes for MNDQQRAERKAKRFYISLVLLLFAIQFTIGGIALKLAIGDPALAVVPDYHQAALNWDETQRASKAPERLGWQVQVAVSEYPDATGRRAISVEAKDEKNIALERLSIAATVYRHADAGSHESIELPHTEGGRYLTMAEMPQSGVWQIEFSIEGAGEPMTLSRTLDLEH; via the coding sequence ATGAATGATCAACAACGCGCCGAACGCAAAGCCAAGCGATTCTACATCTCACTCGTTTTGTTGCTCTTCGCCATTCAGTTCACGATCGGCGGAATTGCTTTGAAGTTGGCAATCGGTGATCCCGCCTTGGCAGTTGTTCCCGACTATCACCAAGCCGCCTTGAATTGGGACGAAACTCAGCGGGCGTCCAAGGCCCCTGAGCGTCTTGGCTGGCAAGTGCAAGTTGCTGTTTCGGAATATCCCGATGCGACCGGCCGACGCGCCATCTCGGTTGAAGCAAAGGACGAAAAAAACATAGCCTTGGAAAGGCTATCAATTGCCGCGACGGTTTATCGTCATGCGGACGCGGGCAGTCACGAATCGATTGAATTGCCGCACACCGAAGGCGGTCGCTACCTGACGATGGCCGAAATGCCTCAATCGGGCGTTTGGCAGATCGAATTTTCCATCGAAGGTGCCGGCGAACCAATGACCCTTTCGCGAACTTTGGACCTGGAGCACTGA